The genome window TCAGCTCCATTCAGGATTTATCAGGATGAAAATAACGAGAACAGAAGGTAAATGTGaagacaagaaaagaaagagtggaaaaagaaaggaaccgagacaaaaagaaaaggagagaaagaaagagaaaaacagaagagagaaagaaaaaagaaggagatcaagatggaaaaaagctgaaaaagagagagagaaaaaaacaaaaaagtaacgaaagagcaaaaaaaatgaaaagaaaaagggaaaagtaGAAAAGGAacgaaaggaaaaagaaaaaataagaaatttgtattttgaaattgtgtgtgtgtgtgtgtttgcgcgcgcgtgcgtgtgcgtgtgtgtgcgtgtgtgtgcgtgtgtgtgtgtgtgtcagtgtggatCCGCAGGTGGTGATGAAGCCCAAACCTGCAGCGCTTCGTGCCCTGATGGAGCTCCCTGTCTCTAAAGCTAATGTAAGTGTCTAATACACACTCATCCACTTCCCCTAATGACTTGGAAGTGTGTATTAGCTATCAGAGGgaggggggtgtgtgtgtgtgtgtgtgtgtgtgtgtgtgtgtgtgtgtgtgggtgtgggtttGGAGTTGTTTCATctgacttacacacacacttgggtTCCTCGGGTTCCGGAGGATTAGAACACTGTTTGTAaggagagcatgtgtgtgtccgGATGTTTGATGTGTTTCTCTGCCACCCCTACAGGTCACTCCCATGGGGGCGGAGTCTCTTACTGATGACAGCACAATGTGGGGTTCTGGACACGCCCCCATGGCCTCCTTCCCCAATCACACGCAAGACTTTGCTCTCTCCGCCCACTTAATGTCCACACCGCTCCACCCCTTTACACCGTACTCCAGGGACACACAGCACAGCCAaggtgtttacacacacacacacacacacacgcgcgcacgcgcacgcacacacacgcacacgcacacgcacacacacacacacacacacacacacacacacacacacacacgcgcacacacacacaagaacacacacaagaacacacacacacagtaacacgtaataagtgttttattatcaGTAAAAATACTGTTGTTTCTAAATGGTTTTTTATTCGGTGTGTGTTTTAGTGGAAAGTGGAGCAGAGGAAAACCCGTACCTGCGCCAGCCTGCCAAACTGAGGTACTGCTGCTAAAACTCCTAAAGTGTTCTGCCATTACTCAGCactgtatttaaattattaatcgATTAGGGTCCCACTGAGCCCTGGCCGTAACGTGAACCCGTTCGTACCCTTCCAGTCCGATTCTGGAGCAGAGTCCCCCCGAGGAGAAGCAGTGTGGCGGTGCCGAGTGCACTCTGAGAGCTCAGGGAACGATCATGGGCGAGTGCGTCAGTCTGCAGGGACACGCCCACTCTCTGACTCAGCACAATCAGACCAACAGCGCCCTCAGCAGGCAGGCGTTAGCGCCGCTCCGCACGTTAGCGCCGCTCGCCTTCCCCGATCAGAGCATCGCACCCACCGAGGAGCTCAGAGCCAGAACCAAACCCAGCTGGAGCGTCTACCAGAGTCCAGACGGGGAGATCAAAACAAGTCGAGTTAGCTCAGGCGGAGATTTTAACTCGAGCAGCCTGCAGTGCAACTCCAACAGAGAGCTCAACTCAAGCAGCCTGGACTTGGTGAGAGAACGCAAACCAGACCAGGCCGACCCAAAGGAAGAGCTGAACTCCACTGTCCTGCAGCGTAACTCGAACATCCTGCACAAGCCAGACCAGGTCGACTCAAGCAGCCTAACCTCGCTGAGAGAAGAGCTCAAGTCCAACAGCGTGCCGCGTAACTCAAACGCAGAGCTCGACTCAAGCAGGCTGTCCAAACCAGCTCACTGTGACTCGAACACAGAGCTCGGCAGAGACGTTATTCCAGACCGACTCAACTCACACGAAGGGTTCGACTCGAGCAGACTCCGCCCATTTGGAGAACTCGAACCTGAGAAGCTGAACTCCAGCCGTCTGAACATCTTCCAGGAGATAAACCCAGATCAGGTTAACTCGAACCACTCGCAGCTATCGGATGTGGAAGAAGCTGATGTTCTGCTCCCCGAGAGGTCCTTCAACATGAGCAGGTCTGTAAGCCTGCTTTTGGAGAACCCCCAGATCCACCAGCGGAAATCCTTCATGGTTCCACAAAGCCCAGATCCGGTGTTTAAGGCGAGCCAGGACGTTCCCATGAGTCCAGAACCAGCTCCCGGGTTCGGCTGGCTTCAGGTGGAGAGTCCAGTCCATCCCTCTGAGCCTGACCTGGACGTGATGGTGAAGTCGCCGCCTCagccctccagacctgcctggaGTGTACACTCGGACCAGCACTCGTCCTCGGTTCTGGAACGGTCCGGAATTCTGCTCTCTAAAAGATCGTTCGGCAGACGCAAATCTGAGAAAACGCTCTTCCCAAGTGTAAGCGCTGCAGAGAAGTCGGTCTGTGCGAGTCCCAGTAGAGGCTCTGACCCAATCCAGGATGTTCCCATGAGTCCAGCTGCAGAACCGGGACTGAACTGGATCTGCTCAGAGAGTCCCGTACGGGAGATGGAGGCAGATCTGGACGTGATGATGACGCCACAGCAGAACAGTAGAACGTGTGCGGTGGGAAATGTGCTGGAGATTTCCCGAAAACTGCACTGTGACGACGTTCCCATGAGTCCCACTGCTCCGCCCACTTCCTCAGGTACTCACCTGTATGATAATTAATCACGgtattaacacatttattaacacacacatgatgTTTTTCTCACCTGTGCATGTCTCATTAGTTACTAGTTTTTAAGTGCTGAGTCGAGAAATTTCTAGAACAATGGAGTTTGTGTATTGTAGTGTTGATCTCTGACCCGTGGGATGAAGACGTGATCGCGTCTCTCCTCGCTGCTCTGCGCACTCCTCTGACCTCATACCCCAACCTGAGCACCTGGTCATGCTGTATTCCCTCCATCACCCCCAAACTCACCGTGCAGATGGGTaagaacaccacacacacacacacacacacacacacacacacacacacacacacacacacgcacactgcgGGATTTACCCCGCTGTTACTGACGAGCTCTGTCTCTCCGCCATCATCGTGACTGTTGTCATGAACCGCATATCAAATCTGACTCTCCAAACTCCGCCTTTACATTCATAAgaatttactaatctagaagaTGCAGCAGGCTGCTCAGTAACGCTCTAGAAATAAGGAGGCTGTGCTAGTTTATTTAGTCAGTTAtggacacagtgtcacatgatgCTATACTGCGTCAGCTGTTTAAGTTGGTATtgcgctatacactcacaccgccctatacactcacacctctctatacactcacaccgctctatacactcacaccgctctatacactcacaccgctctatacactcacaccgccctatacactcacaccgccctatacactcacacctctctatacactcacaccgccctatacactcacacatctctatacactcacaccgctctatacactcacaccgctctatacactcacaccgccctatacactcacacctctctatacactcacacctctctatacactcacaccgccctatacactcacaccgccctatacactcacacctctctatacactcacacctctctatacactcacacctctctatacactcacaccgctctatacactcacaccgccctatacactcacaccccgctatacactcacacctctctatacactcacaccgccctatacactcacaccgccctatacactcacacctctctatacactcacaccgctctatacactcacaccgctctatacactcacacctctctatacactcacaccgctctatacactcacatcgctctatacactcacaccgccctatacactcacacctctctatacactcacaccgctctatacactcacaccgctctatacactcacatcgctctatacactcacaccgccctatacactcacacctctctatacactcacaccgctctatacactcacaccgctctatacactcacaccgccctatacactcacacctctctatacactcacaccgccctatacactcacaccgctctatacactcacaccgctctatacactcacaccgcgctatacactcacaccgcgctatacactcacaccgccctatacactcacacctctctatacactcacacctctctatacactcacacctctctatacactcacactgctctatacactcacaccgctctatacactcacaccgccctatacactcacacctctctatacactcacaccgccctatacactcacacctctctatacactcacacctctctatacactcacactgctctatacactcacaccgctctatacactcacaccgccctatacactcacaccgctctatacactcacaccgctctatacactcacaccgcgctatacactcacaccgcgctatacactcacacctctctatacactcacacctctctatacactcacacctctctatacactcacaccgctctatacactcacaccgcgctatacactcacaccgcgctatacactcacaccgccctatacactcacaccgctctatacactcacacctctctatgcactcacacctctctatacactcacaccgccctatacactcacaccgccctatacactcacacctctctatacactcacaccgctctatacactcacaccgccctatacactcacaccgccctatacactcacaccgccctatacactcacaccgctctatacactcacaccgcgctatacactcacaccgcgctatacactcacaccgccctatacactcacacctctctatacactcacacctctctatacactcacacctctctatacactcacactgctctatacactcacaccgctctatacactcacaccgccctatacactcacacctctctatacactcacaccgccctatacactcacacctctctatacactcacacctctctatacactcacactgctctatacactcacaccgctctatacactcacaccgccctatacactcacaccgctctatacactcacaccgctctatacactcacaccgcgctatacactcacaccgcgctatacactcacacctctctatacactcacacctctctatacactcacacctctctatacactcacaccgctctatacactcacaccgcgctatacactcacaccgcgctatacactcacaccgccctatacactcacaccgctctatacactcacacctctctatgcactcacacctctctatacactcacaccgccctatacactcacaccgccctatacactcacacctctctatacactcacaccgctctatacactcacaccgccctatacactcacaccgccctatacactcacacctctctatacactcacaccgccctatacactcacacccctctatacactcacaccgctctatacactcacacctctctatacactcacaccgccctatacactcacacctctctatacactcacaccgctctatacactcacacctctctatacactcacaccgccctatacactcacacctctctatacactcacaccgccctatacactcacaccgccctatacactcacaccgcgctatacactcacaccgctctatacactcacacctctctatacactcacaccgctctatacactcacaccgctctatacactcacacctctctatacactcacaccgccctatacactcacaccgctctatacactcacaccgctctatacactcacaccgccctatacactcacacctctctatacactcacaccgctctatacactcacaccgctctatacactcacaccgccctatacactcacacctctctatacactcacacctctctatacactcacaccgccctatacactcacacctctctatacactcacaccgccctatacactcacaccgccctatacactcacaccgccctatacactcacacctctctatacactcacacctctctatacactcacaccgccctatacactcacaccgccctatacactcacacctctctatacactcacacctctctatacactcacacctctctatacactcacaccgccctatacactcacaccgccctatacactcacacctctctatacactcacaccgccctatacactcacaccgccctatacactcacaccgctctatacactcacaccgccctatacactcacaccgccctatacactcacaccgctctatacactcacaccgccctatacactcacaccgccctatacactcacacctctctatacactcacaccgctctatacactcacaccgccctatacactcacacctctctatacactcacacctctctatacactcacacctctctatacactcacaccgccctatacactcacaccgccctatacactcacaccgctctatacactcacacctctctatacactcacacctctctatacactcacaccgctctatacactcacacctctctatacactcacacctctctatacactcacacctctctatacactcacacccctctatacactcacacccctctatacactcacaccgccctatacactcacacctctctatacactcacacctctctatacactcacacccctctatacactcacacccctctatacactcacaccgccctatacactcacaccgctctatacactcacacctctctatacactcacacctctctatacactcacaccgctctatacactcacacctctctatacactcacacctctctatacactcacaccccgctctatacactcgcacctctctatacactcacaccgctctatacactcacaccgccctatacactcacacctctctatacactcacaccgccctatacactcacacctctctatacactcacaccgccctatacactcacaccgctctatacactcacacctctctatacactcacacctctctatatactcacacctctctatacactcacaccgctctatacactcgcacctctctatacactcacacctctctatatactcacacctctctatacactcacaccgctctatacactcgcacctctctatacactcgcacctctctatacactcacaccgctctatacactcacaccgccctatacactcacacctctctatacactcacaccgccctatacactcacaccgccctatacactcacaccgccctatacactcacaccgctctatacactcacacctctctatacactcacacctctctatacactcacaccgctctatacactcacacctctctatacactcacacctctctatacactcacaccgccctatacactcacacctctctatacactcacaccgccctatacactcacaccgcctctatacactcacacctctctatacactcacacctctctatacactcacacctctctatacactcacaccgctctatacactcacaccgccctatacactcacacctctctatacactcacacctctctatacactcacaccgccctatacactcacaccgccctatacactcacaccgccctatacactcacacctctctatacactcacaccgccctatacactcacaccgccctatacactcacacctctctatacactcacaccgccctatacactcacactgctctatacactcacaccgctctatacactcacacctctctatacactcacacctctctatacactcacaccgctctatacactcacacctctctatacactcacacccctctatacactcacacctctctatacactcacaccgctctatacactcacaccgccctatacactcacaccgctctatacactcacaccgctctatacactcacacctctctatacactcacaccgccctatacactcacaccgccctatacactcacaccgctctatacactcacaccgctctatacactcacacctctctatacactcacaccgctctatacactcacaccgccctatacactcacaccgctctatacactcacacctctctatacactcacaccgctctatacactcacaccgccctatacactcacaccgctctatacactcacacctctctatacactcacacctctctatacactcacaccgccctatacactcacaccgccctatacactcacacctctctatacactcacaccgctctatacactcacacctctctatacactcacaccgccctatacactcacaccgccctatacactcacacctctctatacactcacaccgccctatacactcacaccgccctatacactcacaccgccctatacactcacacctctctatacactcacaccgctctatacactcacacctctctatacactcacacctctctatacactcacaccgctctatacactcacacctctctatacactcacacctctctatacactcacaccgctctatacactcacaccgccctatacactcacacctctctatacactcacacctctctatacactcacaccgctctatacactcacacctctctatacactcacaccgccctatacactcacacctctctatacactc of Pangasianodon hypophthalmus isolate fPanHyp1 chromosome 30, fPanHyp1.pri, whole genome shotgun sequence contains these proteins:
- the bub1 gene encoding mitotic checkpoint serine/threonine-protein kinase BUB1 isoform X2, with the translated sequence MDIHFYLQGFESSMRSYAGEDPLDPWDKFVDFLDARLPPEEKSNMSVVMERLVQTFLQDKRYHDDLRFINHCIRCASYHPDPVKVYGHVHGCGVGTQTAALYISWAQQCERRNLNPQAEQVYQRALENRAEPLDTLQHHYRLFQSRTGRTQTSPSDAVSTPLQDSQLINQQLRQRDSVQPQCKDLGNSQFPADRTIRIISRSENNPRPKSSGVTECVSMYCASELVCEGSELTFEELRARRYFTKVRQQELQRQQEEVMRRYEEEEEEVVRMKKMLEELNSKLTDEPHLQQVTSGPHPIQSREDTPDPTDQSESPSGPRVPEASVTHPTHTSLAQRLQHTLTLTAHTRSPAPTQSVCVSREDPLAGAECTSLARQRDTLERDASVREEAEGDLNTDDLIGNMFQGPTLLQDSLFNTTHINTAEEDSFERNCRVTGFAASSAKAPASAPASAPFRIYQDENNENRSVDPQVVMKPKPAALRALMELPVSKANVTPMGAESLTDDSTMWGSGHAPMASFPNHTQDFALSAHLMSTPLHPFTPYSRDTQHSQVESGAEENPYLRQPAKLSPILEQSPPEEKQCGGAECTLRAQGTIMGECVSLQGHAHSLTQHNQTNSALSRQALAPLRTLAPLAFPDQSIAPTEELRARTKPSWSVYQSPDGEIKTSRVSSGGDFNSSSLQCNSNRELNSSSLDLVRERKPDQADPKEELNSTVLQRNSNILHKPDQVDSSSLTSLREELKSNSVPRNSNAELDSSRLSKPAHCDSNTELGRDVIPDRLNSHEGFDSSRLRPFGELEPEKLNSSRLNIFQEINPDQVNSNHSQLSDVEEADVLLPERSFNMSRSVSLLLENPQIHQRKSFMVPQSPDPVFKASQDVPMSPEPAPGFGWLQVESPVHPSEPDLDVMVKSPPQPSRPAWSVHSDQHSSSVLERSGILLSKRSFGRRKSEKTLFPSVSAAEKSVCASPSRGSDPIQDVPMSPAAEPGLNWICSESPVREMEADLDVMMTPQQNSRTCAVGNVLEISRKLHCDDVPMSPTAPPTSSVLISDPWDEDVIASLLAALRTPLTSYPNLSTWSCCIPSITPKLTVQMGKNTTHTHTHTHTHTHTHTHTHTAGFTPLLLTSSVSPPSS
- the bub1 gene encoding mitotic checkpoint serine/threonine-protein kinase BUB1 isoform X1, encoding MDIHFYLQGFESSMRSYAGEDPLDPWDKFVDFLDARLPPEEKSNMSVVMERLVQTFLQDKRYHDDLRFINHCIRCASYHPDPVKVYGHVHGCGVGTQTAALYISWAQQCERRNLNPQAEQVYQRALENRAEPLDTLQHHYRLFQSRTGRTQTSPSDAVSTPLQDSQLINQQLRQRDSVQPQCKDLGNSQFPADRTIRIISRSENNPRPKSSGVTECVSMYCASELVCEGSELTFEELRARRYFTKVRQQELQRQQEEVMRRYEEEEEEVVRMKKMLEELNSKLTDEPHLQQVTSGPHPIQSREDTPDPTDQSESPSGPRVPEASVTHPTHTSLAQRLQHTLTLTAHTRSPAPTQSVCVSREDPLAGAECTSLARQRDTLERDASVREEAEGDLNTDVSHGGFNHSHVTPNTSLGLISATPSRALPSPTVNTREALDLIGNMFQGPTLLQDSLFNTTHINTAEEDSFERNCRVTGFAASSAKAPASAPASAPFRIYQDENNENRSVDPQVVMKPKPAALRALMELPVSKANVTPMGAESLTDDSTMWGSGHAPMASFPNHTQDFALSAHLMSTPLHPFTPYSRDTQHSQVESGAEENPYLRQPAKLSPILEQSPPEEKQCGGAECTLRAQGTIMGECVSLQGHAHSLTQHNQTNSALSRQALAPLRTLAPLAFPDQSIAPTEELRARTKPSWSVYQSPDGEIKTSRVSSGGDFNSSSLQCNSNRELNSSSLDLVRERKPDQADPKEELNSTVLQRNSNILHKPDQVDSSSLTSLREELKSNSVPRNSNAELDSSRLSKPAHCDSNTELGRDVIPDRLNSHEGFDSSRLRPFGELEPEKLNSSRLNIFQEINPDQVNSNHSQLSDVEEADVLLPERSFNMSRSVSLLLENPQIHQRKSFMVPQSPDPVFKASQDVPMSPEPAPGFGWLQVESPVHPSEPDLDVMVKSPPQPSRPAWSVHSDQHSSSVLERSGILLSKRSFGRRKSEKTLFPSVSAAEKSVCASPSRGSDPIQDVPMSPAAEPGLNWICSESPVREMEADLDVMMTPQQNSRTCAVGNVLEISRKLHCDDVPMSPTAPPTSSVLISDPWDEDVIASLLAALRTPLTSYPNLSTWSCCIPSITPKLTVQMGKNTTHTHTHTHTHTHTHTHTHTAGFTPLLLTSSVSPPSS